One genomic region from Anguilla rostrata isolate EN2019 chromosome 2, ASM1855537v3, whole genome shotgun sequence encodes:
- the LOC135247809 gene encoding glucose-6-phosphatase catalytic subunit 1-like — MNMAMDAMHGFGVTSTHYLQTHYKDAQGWFLFVSFAADLRNTFFVFFPIWFHLRESVGIKLIWVAVIGDWLNLVFKWILFGERPYWWVHETPFYSNGSAPHIEQFPMTCETGPGSPSGHAMGAAGVYYAMVTSIIAILMKSKGMSNSINWCVKGTLWTFFWGVQVCVCLSRVFIAAHFPHQVVAGVITGMIVAEAFSRVQWIYSASLKKYFFITLFLLSFAVGFYLLLKALGVDLLWTLEKAKKWCVRSEWVHMDTTPFASLLRNMGTFFGLGLGLHSPLYTESKKSTSAPFRGGCIIASLVLLHLFDSFKPPTHTAALFYLLSFCKSATVPLATVSIIPYCVAGALSANSKKQL, encoded by the exons ATGAATATGGCCATGGACGCCATGCATGGCTTTGGGGTGACCTCCACGCATTACCTGCAGACCCATTATAAGGACGCCCAGGGCTGGTTCCTCTTTGTGTCGTTCGCCGCCGACCTCAGGAACACCTTCTTTGTCTTCTTCCCCATCTGGTTTCACCTGCGGGAGTCTGTGGGCATCAAGCTCATCTGGGTGGCTGTGATTGGGGACTGGCTCAACCTGGTCTTCAAGTG GATCCTGTTTGGTGAACGGCCTTATTGGTGGGTCCATGAAACCCCCTTTTACAGTAATGGCTCAGCACCTCACATTGAGCAGTTCCCCATGACATGTGAGACAGGTCCAG GTAGCCCATCTGGTCATGCCATGGGAGCAGCAGGTGTCTACTACGCCATGGTCACTTCGATAATTGCCATCCTGATGAAGAGCAAGGGGATGTCCAACTCCATCAACTG gtGTGTGAAGGGCACACTTTGGACCTTCTTCTGGGGAGTCCAGgtctgcgtctgtctgtccaggGTGTTCATCGCCGCCCACTTCCCCCACCAGGTCGTTGCTGGGGTTAtcacag GTATGATTGTGGCTGAGGCCTTCTCCAGAGTGCAGTGGATCTACAGCGCCAGTCTGAAGAAGTACTTCTTCATCAccctcttcctgctctccttCGCTGTGGGGTTCTACCTGCTGCTGAAGGCGCTGGGCGTAGATCTGCTCTGGACCCTGGAGAAAGCTAAGAAGTGGTGCGTCCGTTCTGAGTGGGTCCACATGGATACCACACCCTTCGCCAGCCTGTTGCGCAACATGGGCACTTTCTTTGGACTTGGGCTGGGCCTGCACTCACCCCTGTACACTGAGAGCAAAAAGAGCACCAGCGCCCCCTTCAGGGGTGGCTGTATCATCGCCTCCCTGGTACTGCTGCACCTGTTTGACTCCTTCAagccccccacccacactgCGGCCCTGTTCTACCTGCTGTCTTTCTGCAAGAGTGCCACCGTTCCCCTGGCTACCGTCAGCATCATCCCCTATTGCGTAGCAGGGGCTCTGAGCGCCAACAGCAAGAAGCAGCTCTGA
- the g6pc1a.2 gene encoding glucose-6-phosphatase catalytic subunit 1 isoform X2, producing the protein MDAMHGFGVSSTHYLQTHYKDAQGWFLFVSFAADLRNTFFVFFPIWFHLRESVGIKLIWVAVIGDWLNLVFKWVLFGERPYWWVHETPYYSNGSFPHIEQFPITCETGPGSPSGHAMGAAGVYYIMVTSLLAMFLKRYGNSTKKQCVRGTLWTLFWGVQVCVCLSRVFIAAHFPHQVIAGVITGMIVAEAFSRVQWIYSASLKKYFFITLFLLTFAVGFYLLLKALGVDLLWTLEKAKKWCVRSEWVHMDTTPFASLLRNMGTLFGLGLGLHSPLFTESKKSTSAPFRGGCIIASLVLLHLFDSFKPPTHTAALFYLLSFCKSATVPLATVSIIPYCVAGALSANSKKQL; encoded by the exons ATGGACGCCATGCATGGTTTCGGGGTGAGCTCCACGCATTACCTGCAGACCCACTATAAGGACGCCCAGGGCTGGTTCCTCTTCGTGTCGTTCGCCGCCGACCTCAGGAACaccttcttcgtcttcttcccCATCTGGTTCCACCTGCGGGAGTCCGTGGGCATCAAGCTCATCTGGGTGGCTGTGATCGGGGACTGGCTCAACCTGGTCTTCAAGTG GGTCCTGTTTGGTGAACGGCCATACTGGTGGGTCCATGAAACACCCTATTACAGCAATGGCTCATTTCCCCATATTGAGCAGTTCCCAATAACCTGTGAGACTGGTCCAG GAAGTCCCTCTGGTCATGCcatgggggctgctggggtcTACTACATTATGGTCACTTCTCTTCTTGCCATGTTTTTGAAGAGATATggaaattccacaaaaaaaca gtGTGTGAGGGGCACACTTTGGACCTTATTTTGGGGAGTCCAGgtctgcgtctgtctgtccaggGTGTTCATCGCCGCCCACTTCCCCCACCAGGTCATTGCTGGGGTTATCACAG GTATGATTGTGGCTGAGGCCTTCTCCAGAGTGCAGTGGATCTACAGCGCCAGTCTGAAGAAGTACTTCTTCATCACCCTCTTCCTGCTCACCTTCGCTGTGGGGTTCTACCTGCTGCTGAAGGCGCTGGGCGTGGATCTGCTCTGGACCCTGGAGAAAGCTAAGAAGTGGTGCGTCCGTTCTGAGTGGGTCCACATGGATACCACACCCTTCGCCAGCCTGTTGCGCAACATGGGCACTTTATTTGGACTTGGGCTGGGCCTGCACTCGCCCCTGTTCACTGAGAGCAAAAAGAGCACCAGCGCCCCCTTCAGGGGCGGCTGTATCATCGCCTCCCTGGTGCTGCTGCACCTGTTTGACTCCTTCAAGCCCCCCACTCACACTGCGGCCCTGTTCTACCTGCTGTCTTTCTGCAAGAGCGCCACCGTTCCCCTGGCTACCGTCAGCATCATCCCCTATTGCGTAGCAGGGGCTCTGAGCGCCAACAGCAAGAAGCAGCTCTGA
- the g6pc1a.2 gene encoding glucose-6-phosphatase catalytic subunit 1 isoform X1: MDAMHGFGVSSTHYLQTHYKDAQGWFLFVSFAADLRNTFFVFFPIWFHLRESVGIKLIWVAVIGDWLNLVFKWVLFGERPYWWVHETPYYSNGSFPHIEQFPITCETGPVDVTAFSLTGSPSGHAMGAAGVYYIMVTSLLAMFLKRYGNSTKKQCVRGTLWTLFWGVQVCVCLSRVFIAAHFPHQVIAGVITGMIVAEAFSRVQWIYSASLKKYFFITLFLLTFAVGFYLLLKALGVDLLWTLEKAKKWCVRSEWVHMDTTPFASLLRNMGTLFGLGLGLHSPLFTESKKSTSAPFRGGCIIASLVLLHLFDSFKPPTHTAALFYLLSFCKSATVPLATVSIIPYCVAGALSANSKKQL, from the exons ATGGACGCCATGCATGGTTTCGGGGTGAGCTCCACGCATTACCTGCAGACCCACTATAAGGACGCCCAGGGCTGGTTCCTCTTCGTGTCGTTCGCCGCCGACCTCAGGAACaccttcttcgtcttcttcccCATCTGGTTCCACCTGCGGGAGTCCGTGGGCATCAAGCTCATCTGGGTGGCTGTGATCGGGGACTGGCTCAACCTGGTCTTCAAGTG GGTCCTGTTTGGTGAACGGCCATACTGGTGGGTCCATGAAACACCCTATTACAGCAATGGCTCATTTCCCCATATTGAGCAGTTCCCAATAACCTGTGAGACTGGTCCAG TTGACGTCACTGCCTTTTCTCTCACAGGAAGTCCCTCTGGTCATGCcatgggggctgctggggtcTACTACATTATGGTCACTTCTCTTCTTGCCATGTTTTTGAAGAGATATggaaattccacaaaaaaaca gtGTGTGAGGGGCACACTTTGGACCTTATTTTGGGGAGTCCAGgtctgcgtctgtctgtccaggGTGTTCATCGCCGCCCACTTCCCCCACCAGGTCATTGCTGGGGTTATCACAG GTATGATTGTGGCTGAGGCCTTCTCCAGAGTGCAGTGGATCTACAGCGCCAGTCTGAAGAAGTACTTCTTCATCACCCTCTTCCTGCTCACCTTCGCTGTGGGGTTCTACCTGCTGCTGAAGGCGCTGGGCGTGGATCTGCTCTGGACCCTGGAGAAAGCTAAGAAGTGGTGCGTCCGTTCTGAGTGGGTCCACATGGATACCACACCCTTCGCCAGCCTGTTGCGCAACATGGGCACTTTATTTGGACTTGGGCTGGGCCTGCACTCGCCCCTGTTCACTGAGAGCAAAAAGAGCACCAGCGCCCCCTTCAGGGGCGGCTGTATCATCGCCTCCCTGGTGCTGCTGCACCTGTTTGACTCCTTCAAGCCCCCCACTCACACTGCGGCCCTGTTCTACCTGCTGTCTTTCTGCAAGAGCGCCACCGTTCCCCTGGCTACCGTCAGCATCATCCCCTATTGCGTAGCAGGGGCTCTGAGCGCCAACAGCAAGAAGCAGCTCTGA
- the LOC135247810 gene encoding glucose-6-phosphatase catalytic subunit 1-like, whose amino-acid sequence MDLLHSSGVDLAVRLQAQCRDYESWFHLASTVADLHTVYFIVFPLWFHLHREVSIKLIWVAVIGDWLNLVLKWVLSGERPYWWVHETQYYGSMQAPVLEQFPITCETGPGSPSGHAMGSAGVWYVMVTAVLSIAAEKCSSVFTGLLRLVLWMVFWSVELLVCMSRVYMAAHFPHQVIAGVISGMIVAEAFSRVQWIYSASLKKYFFITLFLLSFAVGFYLLLKALGVDLLWTLEKAKKWCVHSEWVHMDSTPFASLLRNMGTLFGLGLGLHSPLFTESKKSTSAPFRGGCIIASLVLLQLLDHLNFSSDNATRYYLLSFCKSAAAPLIATSLVPGFLAHLFWGKKGKKH is encoded by the exons ATGGACCTGCTGCACAGCTCTGGAGTGGACCTGGCCGTCCGCCTGCAGGCCCAGTGCCGCGACTATGAGAGCTGGTTCCACTTGGCCTCCACGGTGGCAGACCTGCACACCGTCTACTTCATCGTCTTTCCTCTCTGGTTCCACCTGCACCGTGAGGTGAGCATCAAGCTGATATGGGTGGCTGTCATCGGAGACTGGCTCAACTTGGTCCTCAAGTG GGTTCTGTCTGGGGAGAGACCATACTGGTGGGTTCATGAAACACAGTATTATGGGTCAATGCAAGCACCTGTCTTAGAACAGTTCCCCATCACATGTGAAACTGGGCCAG GGAGTCCCTCGGGACACGCCATGGGCTCGGCAGGGGTTTGGTATGTGATGGTAACTGCTGTCCTCTCCATTGCTGCAGAGAAGTGCTCTTCAGTGTTCACAGG GCTTTTGCGCTTGGTGCTATGGATGGTGTTTTGGTCTGTGGAGCTCCTGGTCTGTATGTCCCGGGTGTATATGGCTGCCCACTTCCCACACCAGGTCATCGCAGGGGTCATCTCAG GCATGATTGTGGCTGAGGCCTTCTCCAGAGTGCAGTGGATCTACAGCGCCAGTCTGAAGAAGTACTTCTTCATCaccctcttccttctctccttcgCTGTGGGGTTCTACCTGCTGCTGAAGGCGCTGGGCGTGGATCTGCTCTGGACCCTGGAGAAAGCTAAGAAGTGGTGCGTCCATTCTGAGTGGGTCCACATGGATAGCACACCCTTCGCCAGCCTGTTGCGCAACATGGGCACTTTGTTTGGACTTGGGCTGGGCCTGCACTCGCCCCTGTTCACTGAGAGCAAAAAGAGCACCAGCGCCCCCTTCAGGGGCGGCTGTATCATCGCCtccctggtgctgctgcagCTTCTAGATCACCTGAACTTCTCCTCTGATAACGCGACACGATACTACTTACTGTCCTTCTGCAAGAGTGCTGCTGCCCCCCTCATTGCCACCTCTCTAGTGCCTGGTTTTCTCGCCCACCTTTTTTGGGGAAAGAAAGGCAAAAAACATTGA